The following proteins are encoded in a genomic region of Sorangiineae bacterium MSr12523:
- a CDS encoding recombinase family protein produces the protein MAKTAKVRAASVAEGVRAPKRAAIYTRKSTRHRLDIEFTTLQNQREMCEAHVRRQGWTLVTPDLPYEDPAYSAGSEARPAYQRLLADVEAGKVDVVVVYKIDRFSRSLRDFLNVMARFKELGIDFVIITQNFDSGSAMGRLTLNMLMSFAQYEREIDSERTKDKIYGARRHGRWTGGPPPLGYDLRERRLHVNVFEAATVLEIYESYLRHGSLLRIIEDLNARGRAPKAYTKKDGQLGGAKAWTVANVLRVLRNTVYLGKIPHGDELFDGIHEAIVPAETFARVQARLGGNRGSVRSAQGGYLLRGLLRCGLCEAAMSPATAHKGGREYRYYRCIRRDHQGGRACARKPVSAPDVEQLVVEQLRASVHNADIVRELTTAVGERLVAERERLTRESLLLPAEIARLRSQTRDLIDSLGSVGEAARVVIVERIEELARHADASQTRLEAVSEGLDRLSEARADADWVGTVIKDFDRLWGHMNAENRERLVRALITRVVVAQDSLRIELVDPGEVSNAA, from the coding sequence GTGGCCAAGACCGCGAAGGTTCGAGCGGCGAGCGTCGCTGAAGGGGTAAGAGCCCCGAAGCGGGCGGCCATCTACACGCGAAAGTCCACTCGACACCGTCTCGATATCGAATTTACAACGCTGCAGAATCAGCGCGAGATGTGCGAGGCACACGTGCGGAGGCAGGGATGGACGCTGGTCACGCCCGATTTGCCGTACGAGGACCCGGCCTACAGCGCCGGCAGCGAGGCGAGGCCCGCGTATCAACGTCTGCTGGCGGATGTCGAGGCGGGCAAAGTCGACGTCGTCGTCGTGTACAAGATCGACCGGTTCTCCAGAAGCCTCCGCGACTTCCTCAACGTGATGGCGCGCTTCAAGGAACTCGGTATTGATTTTGTGATTATCACTCAGAATTTCGACTCCGGCTCGGCGATGGGGCGGCTGACTTTGAATATGCTCATGTCGTTCGCCCAATATGAGCGAGAAATCGATAGCGAGAGGACGAAGGACAAAATCTACGGTGCGCGCAGACACGGCCGGTGGACGGGGGGACCGCCTCCGCTTGGCTACGATCTGCGCGAACGGCGACTCCACGTGAACGTCTTCGAGGCGGCCACCGTGCTGGAGATTTACGAGAGCTACCTGCGCCACGGCTCGCTCCTCCGAATCATCGAGGACTTGAACGCGCGGGGACGCGCACCGAAGGCGTACACGAAGAAGGACGGCCAGCTCGGGGGAGCCAAGGCGTGGACCGTGGCCAACGTCCTGCGCGTCCTTCGAAATACGGTGTACCTGGGCAAGATCCCGCACGGCGACGAACTCTTCGACGGGATCCACGAAGCCATCGTGCCCGCCGAGACCTTTGCACGGGTGCAAGCGCGACTCGGCGGCAACCGCGGCTCCGTGCGCTCGGCGCAAGGTGGGTACCTTCTGCGGGGTCTCCTTCGGTGCGGCCTTTGCGAAGCCGCCATGTCGCCGGCCACGGCGCACAAAGGGGGGCGCGAATACCGCTACTACCGGTGCATACGCCGCGACCACCAAGGGGGGCGCGCGTGCGCGCGCAAGCCGGTCTCCGCGCCCGACGTCGAGCAACTCGTCGTCGAGCAGCTGCGCGCGTCGGTACACAACGCCGACATCGTCCGCGAGCTGACAACGGCGGTCGGCGAGCGCCTGGTCGCCGAGCGCGAGCGCCTAACGCGGGAATCGCTGCTCCTGCCAGCGGAGATCGCGCGCCTTCGTAGTCAGACCCGAGACCTGATCGATTCGTTGGGTTCCGTCGGCGAAGCGGCCCGCGTCGTCATCGTCGAACGGATCGAAGAGCTGGCGCGGCATGCGGACGCTTCCCAGACGAGGCTCGAGGCCGTTTCCGAGGGCTTGGACCGGCTCTCTGAAGCCCGCGCCGACGCCGACTGGGTTGGCACCGTCATCAAGGACTTCGACCGGCTATGGGGCCACATGAACGCCGAAAATCGAGAGCGCTTGGTGCGCGCCCTCATCACGAGGGTCGTCGTAGCCCAGGACTCGCTTCGCATCGAACTTGTAGACCCAGGGGAAGTATCCAATGCCGCGTAA
- a CDS encoding recombinase family protein, whose amino-acid sequence MTFDYLRTEAGSRLVHKTLPGLVEQLSRFNDLLERYLAHLEAKATAEQASTKPRVAVYAKKRTSETGSLSVEEQHDLCREYILRKGWVLVDEVTDGSESIPAENVRGQDREGSSGERR is encoded by the coding sequence ATGACGTTCGACTATCTCCGAACGGAAGCCGGCAGTCGTCTTGTGCACAAAACGTTGCCGGGCCTCGTCGAGCAACTCTCTCGGTTCAATGACCTGCTCGAGCGCTACCTCGCCCACCTCGAGGCCAAGGCGACAGCCGAGCAAGCGTCTACGAAGCCGCGCGTCGCGGTTTACGCGAAAAAGCGAACGTCCGAGACCGGGTCGCTTTCCGTCGAGGAACAACACGATCTTTGCCGAGAGTACATCCTTCGCAAGGGGTGGGTCCTCGTGGACGAGGTGACGGACGGCTCGGAGTCCATTCCCGCGGAGAATGTGCGTGGCCAAGACCGCGAAGGTTCGAGCGGCGAGCGTCGCTGA
- a CDS encoding DUF2924 domain-containing protein: MAADVQARDVPARKVIESIQRQLDDLQTMTVAQLQVQYRVVFGHDATSRNKPHLIRKIGYRLQEKAGGSLSVRAKERIGELIGTVPIHHAVPSASRDGGSGRLPPGTLLQREHGGKVHQVQVGEFDFEYEGVRYASLSAVARKITGTHWNGRRFFNLTADKKKESA; the protein is encoded by the coding sequence ATGGCCGCTGACGTACAGGCGCGCGATGTGCCGGCGCGCAAGGTGATCGAATCCATTCAGCGTCAATTGGATGATCTTCAGACCATGACGGTCGCCCAGTTGCAGGTGCAGTACCGAGTCGTATTTGGACACGATGCGACGTCGCGCAACAAGCCGCACCTGATCCGAAAGATCGGCTACCGGCTGCAGGAAAAGGCGGGCGGCAGTCTCTCCGTGCGAGCGAAGGAACGCATTGGGGAGCTCATTGGGACGGTACCGATTCATCACGCGGTGCCGAGTGCGTCGCGCGACGGTGGCAGCGGGCGCCTTCCGCCCGGGACGCTCCTTCAGCGCGAGCACGGCGGCAAGGTCCATCAGGTCCAAGTTGGGGAGTTCGACTTCGAATACGAGGGGGTGCGGTACGCGAGCCTCTCGGCGGTCGCGAGAAAAATCACGGGTACGCACTGGAACGGTCGCCGCTTTTTTAATCTGACGGCCGACAAGAAGAAGGAGTCAGCATGA
- a CDS encoding DEAD/DEAH box helicase, which produces MRARVDSAIQLDKRELSVRLLERLRAGLSFPNPVYTQRVRMGKHPGDALERLFFYEENGTQLRLPRGAIQLLREAAHEEGIVVRCEDERLFPAESLDLLCDVPLRDYQAAAVATLSKVTQGHWIMPCGGGKTRSAIGAIARLRTPSLILVHSIDLAEQWLDGVRDLLGLEAGLVGGGEEHVGPVTVAVIQTLVRWAPERVDAFLRRFGLVITDEAHHTPSATFRAIVGRAPARYRLGLTATPERPDGLGPLLEFFFGPALVTVTHEQLIGAGVLRVPRIVALETSFEFPYKDASDRPAMLDALARDEARNRQIVETIAPDAASGHTSLVLSGFVWHCEALERALCGLGLRAQAMTSRVPRKKRKAMLEAARTGELQVLIATSLADEGLDLPRLARVMLASPVRAEGRNNQRLGRLMRPHPAVSEKVLYDVVDSRVPLLRKYYLERRQMYAAVLGTPAPELARQRSVIAA; this is translated from the coding sequence ATGCGCGCGCGAGTTGACTCGGCCATTCAGCTCGACAAGCGCGAGCTCTCCGTGCGGCTCCTCGAGCGCCTGCGCGCGGGACTGTCTTTTCCGAATCCGGTGTATACGCAACGCGTGCGCATGGGCAAACACCCCGGCGATGCGCTCGAGAGGTTGTTCTTCTACGAAGAGAACGGGACCCAGCTGCGCCTTCCTCGCGGTGCGATTCAGCTCCTTCGCGAAGCCGCACACGAGGAGGGGATCGTCGTTCGATGCGAGGACGAGCGATTGTTCCCCGCCGAGTCGCTCGATTTGCTTTGCGACGTACCGCTGCGGGACTACCAGGCTGCCGCCGTCGCGACGCTCTCGAAGGTGACGCAAGGGCACTGGATCATGCCCTGCGGGGGCGGCAAGACGCGAAGCGCCATTGGCGCGATCGCGCGTCTTCGAACGCCCTCCCTCATCTTGGTTCATTCGATCGACCTCGCCGAGCAATGGCTCGATGGAGTCCGCGACCTGCTCGGCCTCGAGGCGGGCCTCGTCGGGGGTGGCGAGGAGCATGTTGGTCCCGTCACGGTCGCCGTGATCCAGACGCTCGTGCGCTGGGCACCGGAGCGCGTCGATGCCTTTTTGCGGAGGTTCGGCCTCGTGATCACGGACGAAGCGCATCACACGCCATCGGCCACGTTCCGCGCCATTGTTGGGCGCGCACCTGCGCGCTACCGTCTTGGCCTGACCGCCACGCCGGAGCGCCCAGATGGACTCGGGCCGCTTCTGGAGTTTTTCTTCGGGCCGGCTCTGGTCACCGTGACCCATGAGCAATTGATCGGCGCCGGAGTCCTTCGGGTCCCGCGAATCGTGGCTCTCGAGACGAGCTTCGAGTTCCCCTACAAGGATGCCTCCGACCGCCCCGCCATGCTCGACGCGCTCGCACGCGACGAAGCGCGCAATCGCCAAATCGTCGAGACCATTGCCCCGGATGCAGCCTCGGGCCACACCTCCCTTGTGCTCTCGGGCTTCGTTTGGCACTGCGAGGCGCTCGAGCGCGCGCTTTGCGGGCTCGGTCTGCGGGCGCAGGCCATGACGAGCCGCGTCCCCCGCAAGAAGAGGAAGGCCATGCTGGAAGCGGCCCGCACGGGCGAGCTTCAAGTTTTGATCGCGACGAGTCTCGCTGACGAAGGTTTGGACTTGCCGCGGCTCGCCCGCGTCATGCTCGCGAGCCCCGTTCGCGCCGAGGGGCGAAACAACCAGCGGCTCGGTCGCTTGATGCGGCCACACCCGGCCGTGAGCGAAAAGGTCTTGTACGACGTCGTCGATAGCCGCGTGCCGCTTCTGCGCAAGTACTACCTCGAGCGACGGCAGATGTACGCCGCGGTGTTGGGCACCCCGGCTCCCGAGCTCGCGCGGCAGAGGAGCGTTATCGCGGCATGA
- a CDS encoding ATP-dependent DNA helicase, with amino-acid sequence MSNDYLSDVFGPGGLLQSRSANYEAREGQIALSRLVDQAMREGRHAAAEAPCGTGKSRAYCVPAIHHAHHRGKRVVVATANVALQEQLVTQDLPRLAEVLPWKFSFSLLKGRNNYACHARVADSDVRGELRGMYDLQDQIDTVRAWFRTTKTGDVSELPIVPAHNVWSKFAITADECKGETCAYRGECFSERAKRVANASDIVVTNYHLLFAHLALRRDTGQDLLLPAFDFLVLDEAHAAADIARSFFGYSVSEASLGRIASSVAELGFKRLAGELRLEARGLFERFATHPDVPRGGRLRHPGLIADDALQECIGRVVAAAAHVDREDNLAANTRATARRVARLAELAGDRIREGLQQVDAEKVYWIDVDSKARAVLEARPVRVDRLLHRQLFDPCESVSLVSATLATRGSFDFLQREVGLPDGALELVAPSPFDSSRALLVIPDDAPDPRTPDFPDAASAIFDQAIALCEGRTLGLFTSYRVLNHVHQHLRDCAYRVLRQGDLPRGELLRIFREDTSSVLLGAESFWAGVDVPGPALTAVVIDKLPFPPPDNPVIAALCEGDPNAFENHLLPRVETALKQGMGRLLRTKDDYGVIVVCDRRLRETRYGKALLAHLPPLPLTRSIADIPIHLFDIEHSLGKKEAYARAS; translated from the coding sequence ATGAGCAACGATTACCTATCCGACGTGTTCGGGCCGGGCGGGCTCCTGCAGTCGCGATCTGCGAACTACGAAGCCCGCGAAGGGCAAATTGCGCTCTCCCGCTTGGTGGATCAAGCCATGCGGGAGGGGCGGCATGCGGCTGCCGAAGCGCCGTGCGGCACGGGAAAGTCGCGGGCGTACTGCGTGCCGGCCATCCATCACGCGCACCACCGAGGAAAGCGGGTGGTCGTCGCGACGGCCAACGTCGCGCTGCAGGAGCAGCTGGTCACCCAGGACCTGCCGCGCCTTGCAGAGGTCCTTCCGTGGAAATTCTCGTTCAGCCTCTTGAAAGGTCGCAACAACTACGCGTGCCACGCGCGCGTCGCGGACTCGGACGTCCGCGGGGAGCTGCGCGGCATGTACGACCTTCAAGACCAAATCGACACCGTGCGTGCATGGTTTCGCACGACGAAAACGGGGGACGTCTCCGAGCTGCCGATTGTGCCTGCGCACAACGTTTGGTCGAAGTTCGCGATTACGGCGGACGAATGCAAAGGCGAAACCTGCGCGTATCGCGGCGAGTGCTTCTCCGAGCGCGCGAAGCGCGTCGCGAACGCCAGCGACATCGTCGTAACGAACTATCACCTGCTCTTCGCCCATTTGGCTCTACGGCGCGACACCGGGCAAGACTTGCTGCTGCCGGCGTTCGATTTCCTCGTCCTCGACGAGGCACACGCCGCGGCGGACATTGCAAGGAGCTTCTTCGGGTACTCGGTCTCCGAGGCGTCGTTGGGGCGAATTGCAAGTTCCGTCGCGGAGCTCGGCTTCAAACGGCTCGCCGGTGAGCTGCGGCTGGAAGCTCGGGGGCTCTTCGAGCGCTTCGCAACGCATCCCGATGTGCCTCGCGGCGGGCGACTTCGACACCCAGGCTTGATAGCCGACGACGCGCTACAAGAGTGCATCGGGCGTGTCGTGGCCGCCGCCGCGCACGTCGATCGGGAGGACAACCTCGCGGCCAACACGCGGGCGACGGCGCGCCGGGTTGCCCGTCTCGCCGAGCTCGCGGGGGATCGCATTCGCGAAGGGCTCCAGCAGGTCGACGCCGAAAAAGTTTACTGGATCGACGTCGACTCGAAGGCGCGGGCCGTGCTCGAGGCGCGCCCCGTGCGCGTGGACCGGCTGCTCCACCGGCAGCTCTTCGACCCATGCGAATCCGTGTCGCTGGTGTCGGCGACCCTGGCTACGCGTGGCTCGTTCGACTTCCTCCAGCGCGAGGTGGGCCTCCCCGACGGGGCCCTCGAGCTGGTGGCACCGTCACCATTCGACTCCTCTCGCGCTCTCCTCGTCATCCCCGACGACGCACCCGACCCACGGACACCTGACTTCCCGGATGCGGCCTCCGCGATCTTCGACCAGGCCATCGCGCTTTGTGAAGGCCGAACGCTCGGACTCTTCACCTCCTACCGCGTGCTCAATCACGTGCATCAGCACCTGCGCGATTGCGCATACCGCGTCCTTCGGCAGGGCGACCTTCCACGAGGCGAGCTGCTGAGGATTTTCCGCGAAGACACGTCATCCGTGCTGCTCGGGGCCGAATCGTTCTGGGCCGGGGTCGACGTTCCAGGACCGGCGCTGACCGCCGTTGTGATCGACAAGTTGCCATTTCCTCCACCGGACAATCCCGTGATCGCAGCCCTCTGCGAAGGCGATCCAAACGCCTTCGAGAACCACCTTCTGCCCCGTGTCGAGACCGCGCTGAAGCAGGGCATGGGCCGGCTCCTCCGAACCAAGGACGACTACGGCGTCATCGTTGTGTGCGATCGGCGCCTGCGCGAGACCCGCTACGGGAAAGCGCTTCTGGCCCATTTGCCGCCCCTGCCGCTGACCAGGTCCATCGCGGACATTCCCATTCACCTGTTCGATATCGAGCACTCCCTCGGAAAGAAGGAAGCGTATGCGCGCGCGAGTTGA
- a CDS encoding PD-(D/E)XK nuclease family protein yields the protein MSMRNSHLSFSRLSRLETCPLSYFLHYVEKRSAEPGVPLRFGKAMHATLECLEKEHIADERVAPFSWKRAVELFRDAWNAEGLSGIDLFNEGLRILRLFISDSGSVDHRSILGVETEFHVPVGPFDVLGFIDRIDHVDDETVEIIDFKTNFQLFTREYVDSSLQLSLYEIAIRRLLPWVKNVKLTFWMLRHGLRVHTARTPQQLDDALKYIETLGLQAEHAQDFPPRLNPNCVYCDHKKDCPAYAQALEGRRDFIAEDLADLDAVAREREDVAQKAKILYARKEELDNVLKAQLEQKNELLAGGMRYAMTRNATLEYPLEPTLTVLAKATGRSRDDLHEKLAAVDKKQLDSVLKSAARKMDRPHLAMVKAELEAHARKSYTPRLWAKEIT from the coding sequence ATGAGCATGCGCAACTCGCACCTGTCGTTCAGCCGGCTCTCCCGGCTGGAGACGTGCCCCTTGTCGTACTTCCTTCACTACGTCGAGAAGCGCTCCGCCGAGCCCGGGGTGCCTCTCCGCTTCGGCAAGGCCATGCACGCGACGCTCGAGTGCCTCGAGAAGGAGCACATCGCTGACGAGCGCGTCGCGCCATTCTCCTGGAAGCGCGCGGTCGAGCTCTTTCGCGACGCCTGGAACGCGGAGGGCCTTAGCGGGATCGATCTGTTCAACGAAGGACTGCGCATCCTGCGTCTCTTCATCTCCGACTCCGGCTCCGTCGACCACCGAAGCATCCTCGGTGTGGAAACCGAGTTCCACGTTCCCGTCGGGCCGTTCGACGTGCTCGGGTTCATCGATCGCATCGATCACGTCGACGACGAAACGGTCGAGATCATCGACTTCAAGACGAACTTCCAGCTGTTCACACGCGAATACGTCGATTCGAGCCTTCAACTATCCCTCTACGAAATCGCCATCCGGCGCCTGCTGCCGTGGGTGAAGAACGTAAAGCTGACGTTCTGGATGCTGCGGCATGGGCTCCGCGTGCACACCGCCCGGACGCCGCAGCAACTCGACGATGCGCTCAAGTACATCGAGACCCTCGGGCTTCAGGCCGAGCACGCCCAGGATTTTCCTCCGCGGCTGAATCCGAACTGTGTCTATTGCGACCACAAGAAGGACTGCCCTGCCTACGCGCAGGCCCTCGAGGGGCGGCGCGATTTCATCGCCGAGGACCTGGCTGATCTTGATGCCGTCGCTCGAGAGCGGGAGGACGTCGCGCAGAAGGCGAAGATTCTCTACGCGCGCAAGGAAGAATTGGACAACGTTCTGAAGGCGCAACTCGAGCAAAAGAACGAGTTGCTCGCGGGCGGCATGCGCTACGCCATGACGCGGAACGCGACGCTCGAATACCCACTCGAGCCAACGCTTACCGTGCTCGCGAAGGCGACCGGCCGCTCGCGCGACGACCTGCACGAAAAGCTCGCCGCGGTGGACAAGAAGCAGCTCGATTCCGTGCTGAAGAGCGCCGCGCGGAAGATGGACCGGCCACACCTCGCGATGGTGAAGGCCGAGCTCGAGGCACACGCACGCAAGAGTTACACGCCCCGACTGTGGGCAAAGGAGATCACCTAA
- a CDS encoding 3'-5' exonuclease translates to MFILEFESLLRRPGIPPLTFIDLKTTGPDPEAHEIVEIGLIRVDPKTLEVQAEFEALVAPQRLEVADPDALGACGFAPSAWAKARSLREVLAAVFAWIDGAVVAGHHVAFDWAFLEQAFRRLGLARLRADHPRIDTVSLVWPLLAAGKVDSLGLHVVAEHLRIDRPRPYRALADARCALEIARRLRTQIDVGARIDKLVADEKKIVNTLVDRMIAGQKEYGPWHVDDGRNNPREALLEVVDALNYVGAELVRQDKAQSVEARP, encoded by the coding sequence ATGTTCATTCTGGAATTCGAATCGTTGTTGCGGCGCCCGGGCATCCCCCCGCTCACATTCATCGACCTGAAGACGACGGGCCCCGATCCGGAGGCACATGAAATTGTCGAAATCGGGTTGATACGGGTGGACCCGAAGACGCTCGAAGTCCAAGCCGAGTTCGAAGCGCTTGTTGCGCCGCAGCGGCTCGAGGTGGCGGACCCCGATGCACTCGGAGCTTGCGGATTTGCGCCGAGCGCATGGGCGAAGGCGCGGTCCCTTCGAGAAGTGTTGGCTGCCGTGTTCGCGTGGATCGACGGCGCCGTCGTCGCGGGGCACCATGTGGCGTTCGACTGGGCATTTCTCGAGCAGGCGTTTCGTCGCCTTGGGCTCGCACGGTTGCGCGCGGACCACCCTCGTATCGACACGGTCAGCCTCGTGTGGCCGCTGCTCGCTGCCGGAAAGGTGGACTCGCTCGGCCTCCACGTCGTTGCCGAACATCTCAGGATTGACCGCCCGCGTCCGTATCGCGCGCTGGCGGATGCCCGATGCGCCTTGGAGATCGCCCGGCGTCTCCGCACGCAAATCGATGTCGGTGCGCGCATCGACAAGCTCGTGGCCGACGAGAAGAAGATCGTGAACACCCTGGTCGATCGCATGATCGCGGGGCAGAAGGAATACGGGCCGTGGCACGTGGACGACGGGCGAAACAACCCGCGCGAAGCGCTGCTCGAGGTAGTCGATGCGCTCAACTACGTGGGTGCGGAGCTGGTTCGCCAGGACAAGGCGCAAAGCGTCGAGGCTCGCCCTTGA
- a CDS encoding ParB N-terminal domain-containing protein, protein MMDLYALPEHPAARLFPIVGEAELRRLAEDIKANGLRNPVIVLEVMGERWLLDGRSRLRACQLAGVEPTHRVWVGSDPIGYVTSVNLHRRHLDATQRGLLAVELVRLYEDEAKIRRGGRPKGQTKPPANLPEVSRDRDQDRDQRESRAKAAAQVGVSPRTVQNARKVLAKGAPEVVAAAQAGKVALGDAVQILNQPADVQAAIVAKVEAGESKTLTAALLEVTHEDDLGYAAEIEPEVHAEAVEAIWAAIVALPRDQISRLHERLQTHLQGLIDMDGAS, encoded by the coding sequence ATGATGGATCTCTATGCTCTGCCCGAGCATCCGGCCGCGCGCCTGTTTCCCATCGTCGGAGAAGCCGAGCTCCGTCGATTGGCTGAAGACATCAAAGCCAACGGCCTCAGAAATCCCGTGATCGTGCTGGAGGTGATGGGGGAACGCTGGCTGCTGGATGGCCGCAGTCGCCTCCGTGCGTGTCAGCTCGCGGGCGTTGAACCGACCCATCGCGTTTGGGTCGGTTCGGACCCGATCGGCTACGTGACCTCGGTGAACCTGCATCGAAGACACCTCGATGCCACCCAACGGGGACTGCTGGCCGTGGAGCTCGTTCGCCTGTACGAGGACGAGGCGAAGATTCGGCGGGGTGGACGGCCAAAAGGGCAAACAAAACCTCCGGCAAATTTGCCGGAGGTTTCTCGGGACCGCGACCAGGACCGCGACCAACGCGAGTCGCGCGCCAAAGCCGCCGCACAGGTCGGGGTGTCGCCGCGCACCGTGCAGAATGCGCGGAAGGTATTGGCCAAGGGAGCACCGGAGGTCGTGGCCGCGGCACAGGCGGGAAAAGTCGCCTTGGGGGATGCCGTCCAGATTCTGAACCAGCCGGCGGACGTGCAGGCGGCCATCGTGGCAAAAGTCGAAGCGGGCGAAAGCAAGACACTCACTGCAGCGCTACTCGAGGTGACCCACGAAGACGATCTCGGCTACGCCGCTGAGATCGAGCCGGAGGTCCACGCCGAAGCGGTCGAAGCTATTTGGGCCGCGATCGTCGCGCTTCCGCGTGACCAGATCTCCCGGCTGCACGAGCGTCTCCAGACGCACCTCCAGGGCCTGATCGACATGGACGGTGCTTCGTGA
- a CDS encoding recombinase family protein has product MAIESWAAMNGVRIAGWFEDLGVSGARELEDREGLVAAIASLRVEQAGTLVIAKRDRLARDPAICAMIERAVRQSGGRVVTADGVGNGDGPADAFLRAILDAVAAYERELIRARTRAAMAVKRAKGERTGKTPYGFALADDGIHLVLSETEQEVVAHAKELRARGMSVTKIGRRLEALGILTREGRPWHPQQIVRLLR; this is encoded by the coding sequence ATGGCCATCGAGTCATGGGCTGCCATGAACGGTGTGCGGATCGCCGGCTGGTTCGAAGACCTCGGCGTTAGCGGCGCACGCGAGCTGGAAGATCGAGAGGGGCTTGTGGCTGCCATTGCCTCTCTCCGCGTCGAGCAAGCCGGTACTTTGGTGATCGCGAAAAGAGACCGCCTCGCGCGCGACCCAGCTATTTGCGCGATGATCGAGAGAGCGGTCCGGCAGTCAGGTGGCCGCGTTGTCACCGCCGACGGGGTGGGCAACGGCGATGGGCCGGCGGACGCCTTCCTTCGAGCTATCCTGGACGCGGTGGCCGCATACGAGCGGGAGCTCATTCGCGCACGAACGCGCGCGGCAATGGCCGTCAAACGCGCGAAGGGAGAGCGGACTGGAAAGACCCCGTATGGGTTCGCGCTCGCCGACGATGGGATCCACTTGGTGCTGAGCGAGACAGAGCAGGAAGTCGTCGCGCACGCCAAGGAACTCCGGGCCCGCGGTATGTCGGTCACCAAGATTGGCCGGCGGCTCGAAGCTCTAGGCATTCTCACGCGCGAGGGACGTCCGTGGCACCCGCAGCAAATCGTTCGGCTCCTTCGATAA
- a CDS encoding ParB N-terminal domain-containing protein, whose protein sequence is MNEPAAEWVPLDRIRPWKDNPRKNDGAPVEKVAQSIRRFGFGAPILARTNGEIIAGHTRWKAAKDLGLERVPVRFLELDPADAHLLAVADNRIGEEAEWDEDMLTAVLADLKAQGAALTDTGFDEKELEQLLADVGGGGGFDDAPEAEISRAEELREKWGTALGQRWRIPSLSVAGGEHALLCGDSTVEENVERVVAGTRAQCCWTDPPFGVGYVGKTEDALTIQNDKLTGDALRKFLAACFSAADAHALQPGAALYIAHPPGPNSLEFLLAAREVGWKHRQTLVWSKDSLVLGHSDYHFRHELILFGYTPGGGRRGRGAEGWYGDNAQTTVFDVPRPKASEEHPTMKPPELVAAMVRNSCPVGGLVFEPFSGSGTTLIACEGSQRLCRAIELDPKFVAVALERLSAMGLEPALDNAV, encoded by the coding sequence ATGAACGAACCCGCCGCGGAGTGGGTGCCGCTCGACCGCATTCGCCCGTGGAAGGACAACCCGCGGAAGAACGACGGCGCCCCGGTCGAGAAGGTCGCGCAATCCATCCGGCGTTTCGGATTTGGGGCGCCGATCCTGGCGCGTACCAATGGCGAGATCATCGCGGGGCACACGCGCTGGAAGGCGGCGAAAGACCTCGGCCTCGAGCGCGTCCCCGTGCGGTTTCTCGAGCTCGATCCCGCCGATGCCCATCTCCTGGCCGTCGCCGACAACCGAATCGGCGAGGAGGCCGAGTGGGACGAGGACATGCTCACGGCCGTTCTCGCCGACCTCAAGGCCCAAGGGGCCGCGCTCACCGACACCGGGTTTGACGAGAAAGAACTCGAGCAGCTCCTTGCGGACGTCGGCGGCGGCGGCGGATTCGACGACGCGCCCGAGGCGGAGATCAGCCGTGCCGAGGAACTGCGCGAAAAGTGGGGAACTGCGCTCGGGCAACGTTGGCGCATCCCGAGTCTATCGGTCGCCGGTGGCGAACACGCGTTGCTCTGCGGCGACAGCACCGTAGAGGAGAACGTCGAACGCGTCGTGGCTGGCACGCGGGCCCAGTGCTGCTGGACAGACCCGCCCTTCGGGGTGGGGTACGTGGGCAAGACCGAAGACGCGCTCACGATCCAGAACGACAAGCTCACGGGAGACGCTCTACGCAAGTTCCTAGCGGCTTGCTTCTCGGCGGCCGACGCGCACGCACTCCAGCCCGGAGCGGCGCTATATATCGCGCATCCGCCGGGCCCCAACTCGCTCGAATTCCTGCTCGCCGCGCGCGAGGTTGGATGGAAACACCGCCAAACGTTGGTCTGGAGCAAGGACTCGCTCGTTCTTGGGCATTCTGATTACCACTTTCGTCACGAGCTAATTCTATTCGGGTACACTCCGGGCGGCGGCCGGCGGGGACGCGGCGCCGAGGGCTGGTACGGCGACAACGCGCAAACCACGGTCTTCGACGTTCCGCGTCCGAAGGCCAGCGAAGAGCACCCGACCATGAAGCCGCCGGAGCTCGTCGCGGCAATGGTTCGAAATAGCTGCCCGGTCGGCGGCTTGGTATTCGAGCCCTTCTCGGGCTCCGGGACTACCCTCATCGCGTGTGAAGGCAGCCAACGCCTATGCCGCGCAATCGAGCTCGATCCGAAGTTCGTCGCCGTCGCGCTCGAGCGCCTCTCGGCCATGGGGCTCGAGCCGGCGCTCGACAACGCGGTGTAG